The following is a genomic window from Parabacteroides johnsonii DSM 18315.
ACGGTAACAGGACATGAAAAGTATCAGAAAATCAATGTGGGGCATGTATTGGAAACTCCACGACAAACGGAAACGCTTGGCGGCAAGTCTCAAAGGGTATCTGGACGGCTTGCCGCCGGAAACACGCCGCCGCATCGTGCTGGGGATGTTCGCCGCCTTCGCGGTGCTTGCCCTTTACACCTTCGGCAGAGCCGTCTATGACATCGGCAGGAACGACGGCTCACATATGGAAACGGGACACGCCGGACGGGTGGAACTGCCGACCCCGGCGGAAACAGGCAATCACTTAACACCTTATTTATATGGAACAGACAAAGAATGAACCGACGAAAGAGAACAAAGCTGCTCCCGAAACGGGGAAACCGAAAAAGGAGCGCGAACCGCTGACAGAGGCGCAACGGCTGAAACGGCAGAAGATGATCGTGCTGCCCGCTATGGTGTTGGTGTTCATCGGGGCGATGTGGCTGATATTCGCCCCGTCCTCCGGCAAGGAGCAACCGCCGGGAACGGACGGATACAACACCGAGATGCCCGACGCTGACAAGGCGAACCGGCAGATTATCGGCGACAAGCTGAAAGCCTACGAGCATGGGGAGATGGAAGAGCGTCAGGAGAGCCGCAACCGTGCCATCGGGCAGCTGGGCGACATGTTCGACCGCGAGATAGCGGGAACGGAGAACGGAGTGGACTTCGACCTCGCCAATCCGGGCGGCAAGGAAGAAAGGGCAAAGCCAGCCACGCCGCAGACCATCCAGTCCTCCGCAGCCGCCTACCGTGACCTGAACGCCACGCTCGGAAACTTCTACGACCAGCCGAAAAACGACAATGCGGAGATGGACGAATTGTTGGAGCGCATCGCATCGCTGGAGTCGGAACTGGAAAGCGAGAGGGGCAAGGCTTCCTCTATGGACGAGCAGGTGGCTCTTATGGAGAAGTCCTACGAGCTGGCGGCAAAGTACATGGGCGGTCAGAACGGAGGACAGCCATCGGCGGAACAGAGGGCAGAGCCAACTACCGTGCAGAAAGGGAAGAAGAACAAGGCAATGCCTATCAGACAGGTGGAGCATCAAGTAGTTTCTTCACTCTCACAGCCTATGAGTAACGCGGAGTTTGTCGCCGCCTTATCGCAGGAACGCAACCGGGGTTTCAACACGGCTGTCGGCACGGCGGAGGTATTGGACAGGAACACCATACCGGCGTGCGTGCATGGGGCGCAGAGCGTGACGGACGGGCAGACGGTAAGGCTGCGCCTGCTGGAGCCTATGGCGGTGGCAGGCAGGACAATACCCCGGGGTGCGGTGGTGGTCGGCACGGGCAAGATACAGGGTGAGCGGCTCGACATCGAGATTACCTCGCTGGAATACGACGGCACGATTATCCCCGTGGAGCTTGCGGTCTATGACACGGACGGACAGCCCGGCATCTTCATCCCGAACTCGATGGAGATGAACGCCGTCCGGGAGGTCGCCGCCAACATGGGCGGCTCGCTGGGAAGCAGCATCAACATCTCCACCAATGCCGGGGCGCAGCTCGCCTCCGACTTGGGCAAGGGGCTGATACAAGGCACGAGCCAGTACATCGCCAAAAAGATGCGAACCGTCAAGGTGCATCTGAAAGCCGGGTACAGGGTCATGCTTTACCAAGAAAAATATTGAAAACAATAAAAATTACCACTAAAATCCAAAAGTAATGAGAAAAGTAATCATCATGTTTGCCCTCGCTATGGGCATCATAACTGCCAACGCGCAGGAGAATGTAACCGTTGAAACGACCAACGGAAGTGAACAACCGACCTTGACGAAGGAGGTCTATCCGCAGAAGGAGGCGGACGGCGACCTATATCACGGGCTGTCACGCAAGCTGACCTTCGACCGCATGATACCGCCGCACGGTCTGGAAGTGACCTACGACAAGACCGTCCACGTCATTTTTCCGGCGGAGGTGCGCTATGTCGATTTAGGCTCGCCCGACCTGATTGCCGGGAAAGCCGACGGAGCGGAGAACATCATCCGTGTGAAGGCTACCGTAAGGAATTTTCCCAACGAAACGAATATGTCCGTCATCACGGAGGACGGCAGTTTCTACACCTTCAACGTGAAGTACGCCGCCGAACCGCTGTTGCTCAACGTGGAGATGTGCGACTTCATCCATGACGGCAGCACGGTGAACCGCCCGAACAACGCGCAGGAAATCTATCTGAAAGAGCTGGGCAGCGAAAGCCCGATGCTGGTGCGCCTTATCATGAAGTCCATCCACAAACAGAACAAGCGCGAGGTGAAGCATATCGGCTGCAAGCGTTTCGGCATCCAATACCTGTTGAAAGGCATCTACACGCACAACGGCTTGCTTTATTTCCACACGGAGATAAAGAACCAGAGCAACGTGCCTTTCGATGTGGACTACATCACTTGGAAAATCGTGGACAAGAAGGTTGCGAAGCGTACTGCCGTGCAGGAGCAGATTATTCTGCCGCTCCGCGCGCAGAACTACGCCACCCTCGTGCCGGGCAAAAAGAGCGAGCGCACGGTCTTCACGATGGCGAAGTTCACCATCCCCGATGACAAGTGCCTCGTGGTGGAATTGAACGAGAAGAACGGCGGCCGTCACCAGTCCTTCGTGATTGAGAACGAGGATTTGGTACGCGCGGGTACCATCAACGAACTTCAAGTACGCTGACCATGAGAAAGTACATCGCAATAATCATCGCGTCGCTTGCCCTTTTTACAGGGCAGGCGCACGCCCAGCGGTGTCTGCCGAAGATGCAGGGCATCGAGGTGAGGGCGGACATGGCGGACGGCTTCAATCTCGGCGGCAAGGACGGCGGGTACAGCTTCGGGGCGGCTCTCTCCACCTACACGAAGAAGGGGAACAAGTGGGTGTTCGGTGGCGAATACCTGTTGAAGAACAATCCCTACAAGGACACCAAGATACCCGTGGCGCAGTTCACGGCGGAGGGCGGCTATTACTTCAAGATACTGTCGGACGCCCGAAAGATTGTTTTCGTCTATGCCGGGGCTTCGGCTCTCGCCGGATATGAGGCGGTAAATTGGGGGAAGAAGGTGCTGCATGACGGCTCCACGCTGCACGACCGGGACGCCTTCATCTACGGCGGTGCGCTGACGCTCGATGTGGAGTGTTACGTGGCAGACCGTATCGCCCTGCTTGCCAACCTGCGGGAGCGTTGCCTTTGGGGTGGCGACACACGGAAGTTCCACACGCAGTTCGGGGTCGGTATCAAGTTCATCATCAACTGACACGGGCATGGAAAGGACGGAAATAGATGCTGTCAGAAGGATGCCGCTTGCGGATTTTCTCGCACGGCTGGGGCATGAGCCTGTCAGAAGGAGCGGTAACGAGCTGTGGTATCTTGCCCCGTACAGGGGCGAGCGCACATCCTCTTTCCGTGTGAACGTGGCGAAACAGCTCTGGTACGACTTCGGTTTGGGCAAGGGCGGCGACATCTTCACGCTTGCCGGGGAGTTTCTGCAAAGCGATGACTTCATGAAGCAAGCGAAGTTCATAGCGGAAGCCGCCAATATGACGGTTGCCGGATGGGAAAAGCCCGTCTATCTCTCGAAGCCGACCGAATCCGTTTTTGAGGATGTGGAGGTCGCTCCGCTGCTCCGCTCACTGCTGACGGAGTATTTAGAGGAACGGGGCATCCCTTACGCCATCGCATCCCGTCACTGCTGCCGCTTGAACTACGGTGTGCGTGGGAAACGGTATTTTGCCGTTGGCTTTCCGAACATGGCAGGTGGCTATGAAGTCAGAAGCCGATATTTCAAGGGTTGCATACCTCCGAAGTCTGTATCACTGGTAAAGGCGAATGACATCCCGGCTGACGAGTGCCTCGTGTTCGAGGGCTTCATGGACTTTCTCTCTGCCGTGACGCTTGGTGTAACCGGTAACGCTGACTGTCTTGTGCTGAACTCAGTCGCCAACGTGGAGAAGGCGGCGGGATTGCTGGACGGATACGGGCGCATCGGCTGCTTCCTCGACCGTGACGAAGCCGGACGGCGGACGCTTGCCGCACTTACCATGCGATACGGGGAACGTGTCACCGACCGTTCCTCCCTCTATGACGGTTGCAAGGACTTGAACGAGTACCTGCAACTGACAACGAAAAAACAGAAAAACAACCATCTAAAAATCGAAGAACAATGAACATACTGAACAACAGAAACAAGAGAACATCAATATTCAAGGCAGTGGCGTTATGCCTGATAGCCGCCATGTCATTCACCCTCGTGTCATGTGACGATGACATGGACATCCAGCAGTCCTATCCCTTCACGGTGGAGGTCATGCCCGTGCCGAACAAGGTAGTAAAGGGGCAGACAGTGGAAATCCGCTGTGAACTGAAAAAGGAGGGCGACTTTTCGGGTACGCTCTATACCATCCGCTATTTCCAGTTCGAGGGGGAAGGCTCGCTCAAAATGGATAACGGCATCACCTTCCTGCCTAACGACCGCTACCTGCTGGAGAACGAAAAATTCCGCCTGTACTACACGGCGGCGGGTGATGAGGCGCATAATTTCATCGTGGTGGTGGAGGATAACTTTAGCAACTCCTACGAACTGGAATTTGACTTCAACAACAGGAATGTAAAGGACGACGATCTTACCATCGTTCCCATCGGCAACTTCAGCCCCTTGTTGAAATGATGCGTGTATTCATGACAATGCTCTGTTCACTTCTGACGGTCTGTTCTGTGTCCGCGCAGATCAGCCGCCAAGAGGGAACGGACGGGCAGGCGGCAATCTACCGACTGCCGCTTATGGAACGTGCTTTTTTATGCTGCCGCTACTTTGAAGGCTGGCACTCAGAAAAACACTACCCATACGTCGGTTGGGGTCACAAACTTTTGCCAAACGAGAAGTATTCGGCACGAACCATGACAAAACGGGATGCGGATGAACTTTTGCGGAAAGACCTGCGCAAATTTGTCGCCATGTTCCGTAAATTCGGGGTTGATTCGATTTTGCTTGGCACGTTAGCTTACAATGTGGGACCGGCGAAGCTGTTAGGCAGCAAAACAATCCCCAAAAGCACCTTAATCAAGAAGCTGGAAGCTGGTGACAGGAACATCTACCGTGAGTATATAGCCTTCTGCAACTACAAAGGAAAACGCCACGCCATGCTGCTCAAACGGAGAAAGGCGGAGTTTGCGCTGTTGTATATCCCATAAAAGGACTGACAAAACTGGCAAAAGACGTGCCATATTTAACTTGGCACGTCTTTTGCTCTATCACTTGATAGATTATCGTAGGATTTTCTCGTTAATTGACATCGTTGAGCCATTTTTGCCTATCGGTTTCCAAATAACACTTCAAGTTGTAAGTGTTGTGAGAGCAATACAAAACATAGTTATTAACCATAAAAAGTATAGCGAAATTATGAAGAAAGTATTTAGGAAAATTCAGAAAGGAACAACAAAAATGATTGAACGTATCAAATCGTTGGGGGAAATGGAGACGAAGCAGAAATGTGTAGTTCAACGGTTCGAGATTATCATTCCCCTCCACCAAAAAATAACGACCCAATATATAGCCTCCGCAAGTTTTACTTGCGGATTTTTTAGTTATCGCAGATTGGACAAAGGTTTCTTTGCTACTTTCTTTGTCCGCCATCATGCTCACTGAAAGAAAGTAGGGCGGCTCTCGCCGCCCCGCCACTCAAAAGCGTGTGTAAAGTCCCGTCACCATCGTGAACATTTCCTCCAGCATATCAAAATAGATACCCTCGTGTACGGCAATGTCCTTTGTCTTGCACTCAAAGGTCTTTTTGCTGAACGTCCTGCGGTAGAAGCGCATATTGTAGAGGTCTGCCCCTTCGTCATAGATGATGTCAAGGCGGTTGGCACTTGTTTTGTTCCTTGCAAGGCTCATCCGTAAGCCGTTGCCCATATCTATGAAATCACGGCTACCTGTCATGGCGGTGAAGCGTTTTCCGCCTATCTGCTGTAATATCGTCTTGGCTATCATATCTTTTGTTTTTAGGGTTTTAAGTATTGGCGGTGCGGACACCGCCATCCCGTTCAAAATTCTCGCATTTCGGAAATGGGGGTCTGCCGTTGTAGCCACTCTTTCACACATTCCATATTGTACTCGCTCGTGATGACTGCCGTATGGCTGTCGGTGGCGGTGAAACGTGTGCTTTCGTAATCATCTATCCACCCCTTGAGGGTGTCCGTTCCCCACGCTCCGGTATCGTCAAAGATACCGTCCAATGCCGTGATAGGTTCGCTGAACTTGACTATCAGCGTTTGATAGGTCGTGTTCATAGTCTGTCCTCCTTTCCCTTCTTTGCGTTCAGCCACTTGTCCCGTGCGGCTCGGCACTCGTCCAACGTGGGTTTGACACAAGAGAACAATTCTCTGTCTATGGGGTGGCGGTAGTCGTACTGCACAAGTGTCCGCCTGCGTCTTCCGATACCCGATTGGAAACGCTCGTATTTCTCCGTACCTGCTTCCGCGCAGGTGCTTACTCCGTTGATGGTCATTCGTGTTGTCATAATGTTGCTTTTTAGATGGTTAAAAATGTACTGACAGAACTCTGTTCTTCATCACCATTTCGGGGTTGCTTGTGTAGCGTTGGTGCAGGTAGAAATGGTGTGAGCCGAAGCCGTAAAGGAAAAACTTGTCAAGTTCGTGCTTCTCGGCAAACTCCTTTACGCTCTTTCTCAATTCCCCCTCACTCGTTGTGAGAGTGAGGAGGTTCACAAATTCAAGGAACATCGTGGGGATTGCATCATCCCACACACAAATCATACTTTCAATTCTTACTTCCATATCAATGTTGTTTTAGGGGTTATGCTATGCCGCTTTCATCCGCTCACGGATAAGGTTGGCGTTCTTGTTCACAAGGTCTATGATGCGCTCGTGATATTCGGTGTCCTGGTTGTGCTTGCCGTGGCACTGCACCACTTCGAGGGTTCGCAAGTCCACCTCTACGGTTTCAATAATCTCATCGCCAATCCTTGCCGATAGTATGAGGGTGTCGGCTTTCTTGTAGTATCCACTGCCAAACACGCAGATGCCCTGCGTCTTGCCCTCGTTGTAATACTCGTCTATGCTTTCAAGCACCTTGACGATTATTTCCTCGTCCGTGATTACCAAGCCGAAGAATTTGGATTTGTTGGCGATGAAATCCTCCGCATCTTTCTTTCGTTGGAGTTGTCGCTGTTGCTCACGCTCACGCCTTTCAATCTCCCAACGGCGTTGCTCTGCGGCTCTTTCCTTCTCGTGTATGGCTTCAATTTTTCGGGTTGCGTTGTCGTGTGCCGCCATGAAATCTTCGGGACAGATGTTCTTCGGGTTACGGAGGTCTTGACCGAGTTTTTTGAGCATACGCAGATAGTCGCACCACA
Proteins encoded in this region:
- the traN gene encoding conjugative transposon protein TraN, which encodes MRKVIIMFALAMGIITANAQENVTVETTNGSEQPTLTKEVYPQKEADGDLYHGLSRKLTFDRMIPPHGLEVTYDKTVHVIFPAEVRYVDLGSPDLIAGKADGAENIIRVKATVRNFPNETNMSVITEDGSFYTFNVKYAAEPLLLNVEMCDFIHDGSTVNRPNNAQEIYLKELGSESPMLVRLIMKSIHKQNKREVKHIGCKRFGIQYLLKGIYTHNGLLYFHTEIKNQSNVPFDVDYITWKIVDKKVAKRTAVQEQIILPLRAQNYATLVPGKKSERTVFTMAKFTIPDDKCLVVELNEKNGGRHQSFVIENEDLVRAGTINELQVR
- the traM gene encoding conjugative transposon protein TraM translates to MEQTKNEPTKENKAAPETGKPKKEREPLTEAQRLKRQKMIVLPAMVLVFIGAMWLIFAPSSGKEQPPGTDGYNTEMPDADKANRQIIGDKLKAYEHGEMEERQESRNRAIGQLGDMFDREIAGTENGVDFDLANPGGKEERAKPATPQTIQSSAAAYRDLNATLGNFYDQPKNDNAEMDELLERIASLESELESERGKASSMDEQVALMEKSYELAAKYMGGQNGGQPSAEQRAEPTTVQKGKKNKAMPIRQVEHQVVSSLSQPMSNAEFVAALSQERNRGFNTAVGTAEVLDRNTIPACVHGAQSVTDGQTVRLRLLEPMAVAGRTIPRGAVVVGTGKIQGERLDIEITSLEYDGTIIPVELAVYDTDGQPGIFIPNSMEMNAVREVAANMGGSLGSSINISTNAGAQLASDLGKGLIQGTSQYIAKKMRTVKVHLKAGYRVMLYQEKY
- a CDS encoding toprim domain-containing protein; the encoded protein is MERTEIDAVRRMPLADFLARLGHEPVRRSGNELWYLAPYRGERTSSFRVNVAKQLWYDFGLGKGGDIFTLAGEFLQSDDFMKQAKFIAEAANMTVAGWEKPVYLSKPTESVFEDVEVAPLLRSLLTEYLEERGIPYAIASRHCCRLNYGVRGKRYFAVGFPNMAGGYEVRSRYFKGCIPPKSVSLVKANDIPADECLVFEGFMDFLSAVTLGVTGNADCLVLNSVANVEKAAGLLDGYGRIGCFLDRDEAGRRTLAALTMRYGERVTDRSSLYDGCKDLNEYLQLTTKKQKNNHLKIEEQ
- a CDS encoding DUF3873 domain-containing protein; protein product: MTTRMTINGVSTCAEAGTEKYERFQSGIGRRRRTLVQYDYRHPIDRELFSCVKPTLDECRAARDKWLNAKKGKEDRL
- a CDS encoding DUF6956 domain-containing protein, encoding MNTTYQTLIVKFSEPITALDGIFDDTGAWGTDTLKGWIDDYESTRFTATDSHTAVITSEYNMECVKEWLQRQTPISEMREF
- a CDS encoding TraL conjugative transposon family protein; the protein is MWGMYWKLHDKRKRLAASLKGYLDGLPPETRRRIVLGMFAAFAVLALYTFGRAVYDIGRNDGSHMETGHAGRVELPTPAETGNHLTPYLYGTDKE
- a CDS encoding DUF3872 domain-containing protein, with product MNILNNRNKRTSIFKAVALCLIAAMSFTLVSCDDDMDIQQSYPFTVEVMPVPNKVVKGQTVEIRCELKKEGDFSGTLYTIRYFQFEGEGSLKMDNGITFLPNDRYLLENEKFRLYYTAAGDEAHNFIVVVEDNFSNSYELEFDFNNRNVKDDDLTIVPIGNFSPLLK
- a CDS encoding conjugal transfer protein TraO; translated protein: MRKYIAIIIASLALFTGQAHAQRCLPKMQGIEVRADMADGFNLGGKDGGYSFGAALSTYTKKGNKWVFGGEYLLKNNPYKDTKIPVAQFTAEGGYYFKILSDARKIVFVYAGASALAGYEAVNWGKKVLHDGSTLHDRDAFIYGGALTLDVECYVADRIALLANLRERCLWGGDTRKFHTQFGVGIKFIIN
- a CDS encoding glycoside hydrolase family protein; its protein translation is MMRVFMTMLCSLLTVCSVSAQISRQEGTDGQAAIYRLPLMERAFLCCRYFEGWHSEKHYPYVGWGHKLLPNEKYSARTMTKRDADELLRKDLRKFVAMFRKFGVDSILLGTLAYNVGPAKLLGSKTIPKSTLIKKLEAGDRNIYREYIAFCNYKGKRHAMLLKRRKAEFALLYIP